A portion of the Chondrinema litorale genome contains these proteins:
- a CDS encoding shikimate kinase: protein MLPQRIYLVGMPASGKSTLGKKLAEELSYQFIDLDYRLEEKENKSIPEIFQEFGEDHFRILEKKVLLESLDDKSVIATGGGAPCFFDNMEFILKNGVAIFLNTPVHVLAERALMAAGSRPLLKDFEGEKLIEELNAKFNSRIKFYTQSHFTFAPHESDISSLISLLKEFKQEE from the coding sequence AATTTATTTAGTAGGAATGCCAGCGAGTGGTAAATCTACTTTAGGGAAAAAACTTGCCGAAGAATTGTCTTATCAATTTATTGATTTAGACTATCGCTTAGAAGAGAAAGAAAATAAATCTATTCCAGAGATTTTTCAAGAATTTGGAGAAGATCACTTTAGAATACTTGAAAAAAAAGTTTTACTGGAATCATTAGACGATAAATCTGTCATTGCAACAGGGGGTGGTGCTCCCTGTTTTTTTGATAATATGGAGTTTATCTTAAAAAATGGAGTTGCTATTTTTTTAAATACCCCAGTCCATGTTTTAGCAGAAAGAGCATTAATGGCAGCAGGTAGCAGGCCACTGTTAAAAGATTTTGAAGGAGAAAAATTAATTGAGGAGTTGAATGCTAAATTCAATAGTAGAATAAAGTTTTATACTCAGTCACATTTCACTTTTGCCCCACATGAAAGTGATATTTCATCATTAATAAGTTTGTTAAAAGAATTTAAGCAAGAAGAATAA